The proteins below come from a single Triticum aestivum cultivar Chinese Spring chromosome 5D, IWGSC CS RefSeq v2.1, whole genome shotgun sequence genomic window:
- the LOC123119668 gene encoding protein FAR1-RELATED SEQUENCE 5 — protein sequence MEAARGEGDELIADYVDCLMSLDTNARSVQNDNLILGDPVIEAGVAASVGGIAEQDAMKDFVPPEDPKEPLLGMTFESDEAAKTFYNEYARHLGFPFRVGRSRRSKGTEEVVVMRRFVCSREGMYRKKNPSSDEATKKRERMSMREGCNAMMEVVRESNHWVVSKLETAHNHNLGTCSRVGYLRDRGLLDVSNKITMMGSDEVPFLRQNILGEGGDAQGLLDYLKNMQANDPAFFHAIQVDKNSCLMNVFWADARAKLAYQHFGDAVTFDTTYKKNKYMMPFVTFSGVNHHLQRVIFGCALLMEDTECSFVWLFETWLAAMSGKAPCSLVTDQNRAMKAAIGRVFPHTCHRFCKWHILSRTKQKLAHTYSEHPTLIDELESCVIESETINTFETAWMSIIDTYDLRNNTWLQAMYNIRQKWVPLYLMDTFCAEISKAQKLETMNDFYKKYFSTKVTLEVFLTQFDLSIENHYEEEAKADMDTSLNLVTTKTASPMEKQAARTYTKAVFSRFQEEFTESLAYIIQKTKDGCISEYNIMKDENSSDTFCVTYNASNKMAKCSCKYFEFSGILCRHILGVFIIVDPHLLPPDYLLKRWTRKARDGGLLEYNCDNHQDDACQSITSRYDVLCADVIGCAEKGSGSERVYKAAKDILQKAYEEIIVYERNPARVSQRDAININEDVMVDDSMTDQSLPDSRRKVTNLLGQFLVSSWSP from the exons ATGGAAGCTGCAAGGGGTGAAGGGGATGAGCTGATTGCGGATTATGTTGATTGCCTCATGTCCTTGGACACCAATGCTCGGTCTGTCCAGAATGACAATCTGATTCTCGGAGATCCAGTCATAGAAGCAGGAGTAGCTGCTTCGGTTGGTGGTATTGCTGAGCAGGATGCCATGAAAGATTTTGTACCTCCAGAGGATCCTAAAGAGCCATTGCTAGGCATGACATTTGAATCTGATGAAGCAGCAAAGACTTTCTACAATGAGTATGCCAGGCACCTTGGATTTCCCTTCCGTGTTGGTAGGTCTCGCCGTTCGAAAGGTACAGAGGAGGTTGTCGTCATGAGGAGGTTTGTTTGCTCAAGGGAAGGCATGTACAGAAAGAAGAATCCATCATCAGATGAGGCTACAAAGAAGCGTGAGAGGATGTCTATGCGGGAAGGTTGCAATGCTATGATGGAGGTGGTCAGAGAATCAAACCATTGGGTTGTTTCCAAGCTTGAAACAGCTCATAATCATAACCTTGGCACCTGTAGCAGAGTTGGGTATCTTCGTGACAGAGGTTTGCTTGATGTCTCCAATAAGATCACTATGATGGGCTCAGACGAAGTGCCCTTTCTGAGGCAGAATATTCTTGGGGAAGGCGGAGACGCTCAAGGTCTTCTTGATTATTTGAAGAACATGCAAGCCAATGACCCTGCTTTCTTCCATGCCATACAGGTCGACAAGAATAGCTGTCTAATGAATGTTTTCTGGGCCGATGCTAGAGCTAAACTTGCTTATCAGCATTTTGGGGATGCTGTTACATTTGACACAACATACAAGAAGAACAAGTATATGATGCCCTTTGTTACCTTTTCAGGAGTCAATCATCATCTTCAGCGTGTTATATTTGGATGTGCATTGCTTATGGAAGATACTGAATGCTCATTTGTTTGGCTATTTGAAACATGGCTGGCAGCAATGAGTGGGAAGGCACCATGTTCACTAGTTACCGACCAAAATCGGGCCATGAAAGCTGCAATTGGAAGGGTTTTTCCGCATACCTGTCACCGCTTCTGCAAGTGGCACATTTTGAGTAGAACCAAACAGAAGTTAGCTCATACATACTCAGAACATCCTACTTTAATAGATGAGTTAGAAAGCTGTGTTATTGAGTCTGAAACAATCAACACATTTGAAACAGCGTGGATGTCAATCATTGATACTTATGATTTAAGAAATAATACATGGCTTCAAGCAATGTACAATATCCGCCAAAAATGGGTTCCTTTGTACCTGATGGATACATTCTGTGCCGAAATATCTAAAGCGCAGAAGTTAGAAACCATGAATGATTTCTACAAGAAGTATTTCAGTACGAAGGTGACACTGGAAGTTTTTCTAACCCAATTTGATTTGAGCATAGAAAACCATTATGAGGAAGAAGCAAAAGCAGATATGGACACTTCTTTAAATTTGGTGACAACAAAGACTGCATCACCCATGGAAAAACAGGCAGCACGTACCTACACCAAAGCAGTCTTTAGTAGATTTCAGGAAGAATTTACAGAGTCTTTGGCATATATTATTCAGAAAACTAAAGATGGCTGCATAAGTGAGTATAACATCATGAAAGATGAAAATTCATCAGATACATTCTGTGTGACCTACAATGCTTCCAATAAGATGGCAAAATGTAGTTGCAAATACTTTGAGTTCTCAGGTATTTTATGCCGTCATATTCTAGGAGTATTCATAATAGTTGATCCACATTTACTTCCACCTGATTACCTTTTGAAGCGTTGGACAAGGAAGGCCAGAGACGGTGGTTTATTAGAATACAACTGTGATAACCATCAAGATGATGCTTGTCAGTCCATTACAAGCCGTTACGATGTTCTATGTGCTGATGTCATCGGATGTGCTGAGAAAGGATCTGGATCAGAGAGAGTGTACAAAGCAGCAAAAGATATCTTACAGAAGGCATATGAAGAGATTATTGTTTATGAAAGAAATCCAGCGAGGGTATCACAAAGGGATGCTATAAACATCAATGAGGATGTCATGGTTGACGATAGCATGACTGATCAGTCTTTGCCTGATTCCAGACGGAAG GTGACTAATCTGCTTGGCCAGTTTCTTGTCTCCTCTTGGTCTCCCTGA